The Thermoplasmata archaeon genome contains a region encoding:
- a CDS encoding amidohydrolase family protein translates to MSLLLKNGLVVTQDSGRRIVRGNVFVDGGRIAAIGETQDRADEVLDCSGCAVLPGLINLHQHAANTLLRGIADDMPLEELLTKSFAIDAKLTRRDVQIGALLACLEMIRSGTTSFQDLFYWEDEVARAVRESGMRGFLSWVTLDSAYTTQHGDPVKNADAFVAKHLGDPLVTPSVGVQGVYVASEETFLRAREVATHRDVRLHAHLSETRKEVYDHVAKTGMRPAEWLERIGLLDPRLNVAHAVWLTLNEVRILARHGVSVAHCPVSNMKLASGGVAPVPEMFAQGVSVGLGTDSPLSNNSADLFAEMKTASLLHKATRWDARVLPAQTALDMVTIDAAEALHVSERLGSIEVGKRADLAVVNLRRPHTTPFYPANVISHLVYSSRGSDVQTTIVDGQVLMAGGVVRTVDEDAVLERAQETARELFEA, encoded by the coding sequence ATGTCCCTCCTCCTGAAGAACGGCCTCGTCGTCACGCAGGATTCCGGACGCCGCATCGTGCGCGGAAACGTCTTCGTGGACGGAGGTCGGATTGCGGCGATCGGCGAGACGCAGGACCGCGCGGACGAAGTCCTGGACTGCTCGGGCTGCGCTGTCCTCCCCGGCCTCATCAACCTCCACCAGCACGCGGCCAACACGCTCCTCCGAGGCATCGCGGACGACATGCCGCTCGAGGAGTTGCTGACGAAATCTTTCGCAATCGACGCGAAGCTCACCCGGCGGGACGTGCAGATTGGCGCCCTCCTCGCCTGCCTCGAGATGATCCGGTCGGGGACCACGAGCTTCCAGGACCTCTTCTACTGGGAGGACGAGGTCGCCCGGGCCGTGCGGGAGTCCGGGATGCGCGGTTTCCTGTCGTGGGTGACGCTCGACTCGGCGTACACGACCCAGCACGGCGACCCGGTGAAGAACGCGGACGCGTTCGTCGCGAAGCACCTCGGCGACCCGCTCGTCACGCCCTCCGTAGGCGTCCAAGGCGTCTACGTCGCGTCCGAGGAAACGTTTCTCCGCGCCCGCGAGGTCGCCACCCACCGCGACGTGCGCCTCCACGCGCATCTCTCCGAAACTCGGAAGGAGGTCTACGACCACGTCGCGAAGACCGGGATGCGTCCCGCGGAGTGGCTCGAGAGGATCGGCCTTCTCGATCCGCGGCTGAACGTCGCGCACGCCGTGTGGCTCACCCTCAACGAGGTGCGCATCCTCGCTCGCCACGGCGTGAGCGTCGCCCACTGCCCCGTCTCGAACATGAAGCTCGCCTCGGGCGGCGTGGCGCCCGTTCCCGAGATGTTCGCCCAGGGCGTGAGCGTGGGCCTCGGGACCGACTCGCCCCTGTCCAACAACTCCGCGGACCTCTTCGCCGAGATGAAGACGGCCTCCCTGCTCCACAAGGCGACGCGCTGGGACGCGCGCGTTCTCCCTGCTCAGACCGCGCTCGACATGGTCACCATCGACGCCGCGGAGGCCCTCCACGTCAGCGAGCGTCTCGGCTCGATCGAGGTGGGGAAGCGCGCCGACCTCGCCGTGGTGAATCTGCGGCGTCCCCACACCACGCCTTTTTATCCGGCAAACGTCATCAGCCATCTCGTCTACTCGAGCCGAGGCAGCGATGTCCAGACGACGATCGTCGACGGCCAAGTTCTCATGGCCGGGGGAGTTGTGCGGACCGTCGACGAAGATGCGGTCCTCGAACGCGCCCAGGAGACCGCGCGGGAGCTTTTCGAGGCGTGA
- a CDS encoding SCP2 sterol-binding domain-containing protein yields the protein MKELLENLVAKFNAKVDADPALSAEVGDLQKTVLIELSNGAKWHFTLKDRHVAGILDGGVDRADIALLTDEETLRGLLLREIGPFKAYATGKLKFKGSLDDLLRFRKFF from the coding sequence ATGAAGGAGCTGCTCGAGAACCTGGTCGCGAAGTTCAACGCGAAGGTGGACGCGGACCCCGCGTTGAGCGCGGAGGTCGGGGACCTCCAGAAGACCGTGCTCATCGAGCTGTCCAACGGGGCGAAGTGGCACTTCACCCTGAAGGACCGGCATGTGGCGGGCATCCTGGACGGAGGCGTCGACCGCGCGGACATCGCCCTGCTGACGGACGAGGAAACGCTCCGCGGTCTCCTGCTCCGCGAAATCGGCCCCTTCAAGGCCTACGCGACGGGGAAGCTGAAGTTCAAGGGCAGCCTCGATGACCTCCTCCGATTCCGCAAGTTCTTCTGA
- a CDS encoding methyltransferase domain-containing protein, protein MDRETVLKSSRSYYANRAFYYDLLAQRKNRDPATEKELEFLERVFKDQATRSVRRVLDVACGGGRHVVGLARRGYECVGQDLTPDRVAMARARAKRSGLSLPLSQGDATRLPYTSEFDAVLALYILFLLPSDDDVAKCLRQAHNSLRRGGLFVCNVFNPFSSGPRSLGRLIQRQRQVVKSRAPGIRMTEMSQFQDIDPMRGWGWLSESIEIEAPDGRHEFRDRERLRFFTYSDIIRMLEDAGFRDPACYPDWMIRPRRMPQAKWLVFTARK, encoded by the coding sequence GTGGACCGGGAAACCGTCTTGAAGTCGTCCCGATCCTACTATGCGAATCGCGCGTTCTACTACGACCTCCTCGCGCAACGCAAGAACCGCGACCCCGCAACCGAGAAGGAACTTGAGTTCCTCGAACGCGTGTTCAAGGACCAGGCGACTCGCTCGGTACGGCGTGTCCTCGATGTCGCCTGTGGAGGCGGGCGTCACGTGGTCGGCCTTGCGCGAAGGGGATACGAATGCGTGGGCCAAGACCTCACGCCCGATCGCGTGGCCATGGCCCGAGCTCGGGCCAAGCGCTCCGGGCTCTCGTTGCCTCTTTCTCAGGGAGACGCGACGAGACTCCCCTACACATCTGAATTCGATGCGGTCTTGGCCCTCTACATCCTCTTTCTCCTGCCGAGCGATGACGATGTGGCGAAATGCCTCCGCCAAGCCCACAACTCTCTCCGACGCGGCGGGCTCTTCGTGTGCAACGTGTTCAACCCCTTCTCGTCGGGACCCCGCAGCCTGGGACGCCTGATCCAGCGCCAACGCCAGGTCGTGAAATCGCGAGCCCCGGGCATCCGGATGACGGAGATGAGTCAGTTCCAAGACATCGACCCCATGCGCGGCTGGGGATGGCTATCCGAGAGCATCGAGATCGAGGCGCCGGATGGCCGCCACGAATTCCGGGACCGGGAACGCCTCCGCTTCTTTACGTATTCGGACATCATCCGCATGTTGGAGGATGCCGGTTTCCGTGACCCCGCCTGCTACCCGGATTGGATGATCCGCCCGAGGCGTATGCCGCAGGCGAAGTGGCTCGTGTTCACGGCCCGAAAGTGA
- the rnhB gene encoding ribonuclease HII: protein MICGVDEAGRGPVLGPLVVAGVLVESDVPLRHLNVRDSKKLSPERRELLAPEIEKVAKSEVVVVPASDIDVMRAQMSLNDFEAHLFASVIEKLHPETAYVDAVDVDEIEFKRSILKQLPFEVEVVSQHEADDLFPVVSAASIVAKVRRDAEMRKIEAEIGEPVGSGYPSDPLTIAFLERWIRAKGSPPPYTRLTWDTTRRLLAEAKNRKLEEFGRGKA from the coding sequence GTGATCTGCGGGGTGGATGAGGCAGGCCGAGGCCCCGTGCTGGGTCCCTTGGTCGTGGCCGGCGTGCTGGTCGAATCGGACGTACCCCTCCGTCATCTGAACGTGCGGGATTCGAAGAAGCTCTCCCCGGAACGGCGCGAGCTCCTCGCGCCGGAGATCGAGAAGGTCGCGAAGTCCGAGGTCGTCGTGGTGCCTGCCTCGGACATCGACGTGATGCGCGCGCAGATGTCCCTCAACGATTTCGAGGCCCATCTCTTCGCCTCGGTGATCGAGAAACTCCACCCGGAGACCGCCTACGTCGACGCGGTCGACGTGGACGAGATCGAGTTCAAGCGGTCCATCCTGAAGCAGCTCCCTTTCGAGGTCGAAGTTGTCTCCCAGCACGAGGCGGACGATCTCTTCCCCGTCGTGAGCGCGGCCTCCATCGTTGCCAAGGTCCGCAGGGACGCGGAGATGCGCAAGATCGAGGCGGAGATCGGGGAGCCCGTGGGTTCCGGCTACCCGTCGGACCCTCTGACGATCGCATTCCTGGAAAGGTGGATTAGGGCGAAGGGGTCTCCGCCGCCCTACACTCGGTTGACGTGGGACACCACGCGCCGCCTCCTCGCGGAGGCGAAGAACCGGAAGCTGGAGGAATTTGGGCGGGGCAAGGCATGA
- a CDS encoding ATPase domain-containing protein, which translates to MSAVPKIRTGVPGMDKMLHGGLVPGRPYILSGPPGAGKTIMSVQFLREGLEGGERCLFVALEEPPNELKLNMRPFRWNLDDLEVLDANSDIRRFEPTPILEISTEEEPIRLRDLDDRIRKTPDFESREVTVHSLQQLLKNLFLKRQYQRVVIDSITALKYFCMREFEETLTTQSFMRFLAESKVTSLLTLELPEEGEVPPEAFLARGEIRLHKFRDDTGIKRFISIEKYKGSSHDDVVYPFDITNTGCVIQSGASKGVAASL; encoded by the coding sequence ATGAGCGCCGTGCCCAAGATCCGTACCGGGGTGCCGGGCATGGACAAGATGCTCCATGGCGGCCTCGTCCCGGGACGTCCCTACATCCTCTCGGGTCCGCCCGGCGCGGGCAAGACGATCATGAGCGTGCAGTTCCTCCGGGAAGGGCTCGAGGGCGGGGAACGCTGCCTCTTCGTGGCCCTCGAGGAGCCGCCGAACGAGCTCAAGCTCAACATGCGGCCGTTCCGCTGGAACCTGGACGACCTCGAGGTCCTGGATGCGAACTCGGACATCCGAAGGTTCGAGCCCACCCCCATCCTCGAGATCTCCACGGAGGAGGAGCCCATCCGCCTGCGCGACCTGGACGACCGCATCCGGAAGACCCCCGACTTCGAGAGCCGCGAGGTCACCGTCCACTCCCTGCAGCAGCTCCTCAAGAACCTCTTCCTGAAGCGGCAATACCAGCGCGTCGTGATCGATTCGATCACCGCGCTGAAGTACTTCTGCATGCGCGAGTTCGAGGAGACGCTCACGACGCAATCGTTCATGCGCTTCCTGGCGGAGTCCAAGGTCACGTCGCTCTTGACCCTCGAGCTCCCCGAGGAGGGCGAGGTTCCTCCGGAGGCCTTCCTGGCGCGCGGCGAGATCCGGCTGCACAAGTTCCGCGACGACACGGGGATCAAGCGGTTCATCTCGATCGAGAAGTACAAGGGCTCCAGCCACGATGACGTCGTGTACCCGTTCGATATCACGAACACGGGTTGCGTGATCCAGA
- a CDS encoding endonuclease V, giving the protein MSIRFEEALAATVASIPHGKVATCGVVARTLGDVRAARAVAEWLAERPYLDPGGQVVRADGRPVLSRAGAPLPARSRESPPRPADRGAFVDRLDGPSLLSDLRNEQVRLAAQVRERDGPLSVRTLGGVDVAYMGQKGIAAAALLDATTLEVLETAVRTVDVDFPYIPSYLAFREFPAVREAVRGLSRTPDLLFVDGHGRLHPALFGFACFAGVSLDLPTIGVAKHPLAGTPRPTQSTEDGAIPIELQGEVRGYAWRPPRASRAFYVSVGHRLSLENALAWARASTRDHYPEPLRVADRLSKEAKGSRPGR; this is encoded by the coding sequence GTGAGCATCCGATTCGAGGAGGCGCTGGCCGCGACCGTCGCGAGCATCCCCCACGGCAAGGTCGCGACTTGCGGGGTCGTCGCGCGAACCCTCGGCGACGTCCGCGCGGCCCGTGCGGTCGCGGAGTGGCTCGCGGAACGCCCGTACCTCGACCCGGGAGGGCAGGTCGTGCGCGCCGACGGTCGGCCCGTCCTTTCCCGGGCGGGTGCACCTCTCCCTGCGAGGTCGAGGGAGTCCCCCCCACGTCCCGCGGACCGCGGTGCCTTCGTAGACCGCCTCGATGGACCCTCCCTCCTATCGGACCTCCGAAATGAACAGGTTCGTCTGGCGGCCCAGGTGCGAGAGCGGGATGGCCCCTTGAGCGTACGCACGTTGGGCGGCGTGGACGTGGCCTACATGGGCCAGAAGGGGATCGCGGCCGCCGCATTGCTGGACGCGACCACCCTGGAGGTTCTCGAGACCGCGGTGCGTACGGTCGACGTGGACTTTCCGTACATCCCCTCGTACCTGGCCTTCCGAGAGTTCCCCGCCGTTCGGGAGGCCGTCCGCGGCCTCTCGCGGACGCCTGACCTGCTCTTCGTCGACGGGCACGGCCGTCTCCATCCGGCCCTCTTCGGGTTCGCGTGCTTCGCGGGCGTGTCCCTGGACCTTCCCACGATAGGGGTTGCGAAGCATCCGCTCGCCGGAACGCCGCGGCCCACGCAGAGCACGGAGGACGGCGCCATCCCCATCGAGCTCCAAGGTGAAGTGCGAGGATACGCGTGGCGACCCCCGCGGGCTTCCCGCGCGTTCTACGTCTCCGTGGGCCATCGGCTCTCCCTGGAGAACGCTCTCGCGTGGGCGCGAGCGAGCACGCGGGACCATTACCCTGAACCGCTCCGAGTCGCCGACCGGCTGTCCAAGGAGGCCAAAGGAAGCCGCCCGGGAAGATAA
- a CDS encoding ATPase domain-containing protein, with amino-acid sequence MERVKTGVEGLDAMLTGGLLPTRPYIISGPTGSGKTILATEFLLDGLKRNEPCLLVTLDEPPIEVKSNMTMFGWNLDRLKILDATPDVRAHKRQRSVIDVGTALDVRDMEDVQDIRQSSQIRALEVTVHSVQKMIKQEFFGRLERTKERYKRIVVDSMTALKMFSMEGEDSRILIQSFMRFLSELEATTLIVSEHLDRKAIETEFFLGRGEIRLHKWVDSTTVRRAISIEKFRGSRFDDHVRPLAITGDGLVVYADQQVAMTNGVGTHGSETLLEMRIIDDISNVFEAALRKVEEAQRRQIPVRDVEVSLSRAMLHFQRKNYQKAMKQALACNSELEQRLGIVPPPPATPVPPPPKRVTP; translated from the coding sequence ATGGAACGTGTCAAGACGGGCGTCGAAGGCCTCGACGCGATGCTGACCGGCGGCTTGCTGCCGACCCGTCCGTACATCATCTCCGGACCCACGGGCAGCGGCAAGACGATCCTGGCCACCGAGTTCCTCCTCGACGGTCTCAAGCGCAACGAGCCCTGCCTCCTCGTCACCCTGGACGAACCGCCCATCGAGGTCAAGTCCAACATGACCATGTTCGGCTGGAACCTCGATCGGCTCAAGATCTTGGACGCCACGCCGGACGTGCGCGCGCACAAGCGCCAGCGGTCCGTGATCGACGTGGGCACGGCGCTCGATGTGCGGGACATGGAGGACGTCCAAGACATCCGTCAATCGTCCCAGATCCGTGCGCTCGAGGTCACGGTCCACAGTGTCCAGAAGATGATCAAGCAGGAGTTCTTCGGACGCTTGGAGAGAACCAAGGAGCGGTACAAGCGGATCGTCGTCGACTCCATGACCGCGCTCAAGATGTTCTCCATGGAGGGCGAAGACAGCCGCATCCTCATCCAATCCTTCATGCGGTTTCTCTCCGAGCTCGAGGCGACCACGCTCATCGTGTCCGAGCACCTCGACCGAAAGGCCATCGAGACGGAGTTCTTCCTCGGGCGCGGCGAGATCCGTCTCCACAAGTGGGTGGACAGCACGACCGTGCGGCGCGCCATCTCCATCGAGAAGTTCCGCGGCAGCCGCTTCGATGACCACGTCCGACCCCTCGCCATCACGGGCGACGGGCTTGTGGTCTATGCGGACCAGCAGGTCGCGATGACAAACGGCGTGGGCACCCACGGCAGCGAAACCCTCCTGGAGATGCGGATCATCGACGACATCTCGAACGTCTTCGAGGCCGCGCTCCGCAAGGTCGAGGAGGCCCAGCGCCGGCAGATCCCCGTGCGGGACGTTGAGGTGTCCCTCTCCCGCGCCATGCTCCACTTCCAGCGCAAGAACTACCAGAAGGCGATGAAGCAGGCGTTGGCCTGCAACTCGGAGCTCGAGCAGCGCCTGGGCATCGTCCCGCCGCCGCCCGCGACGCCGGTGCCTCCGCCGCCGAAGCGGGTGACCCCATGA